The proteins below are encoded in one region of Effusibacillus dendaii:
- the pfkA gene encoding 6-phosphofructokinase, with amino-acid sequence MKRIGVLTSGGDSPGMNAAIRAVVRSSIYHGAEVIGIERGYQGLIEGKTIPLQLGSVGDIIHRGGTILHTARSEAFKTKEGQETAVSVLRQNGIEGLVVIGGDGSYRGAHVLSQLGVATIGLPGTIDNDIACTDFTIGFDTAVNTVIDAVDKIRDTATSHERTYVIEVMGRHAGDIALWAGVAAGAETILIPEAPADLDRLIEKLQRGIERGKKHSIILVAEGAGKGFDIGQSIQQKTGWETRVTVLGHIQRGGSPTAFDRLLASRMGAMAVDLLMKGESGKAVGIQGGVLRAHAFEQVVTTLRKADLSLYSLASLLSI; translated from the coding sequence ATGAAACGTATCGGTGTTCTGACGAGCGGCGGTGATTCGCCGGGCATGAATGCGGCAATCCGCGCGGTGGTTCGAAGTTCCATCTATCATGGGGCGGAAGTGATTGGAATCGAAAGGGGATATCAAGGGCTTATTGAGGGGAAAACCATACCTTTGCAGCTCGGATCCGTCGGCGATATCATTCATCGCGGTGGCACCATTTTACATACGGCCAGGTCGGAAGCGTTTAAAACGAAAGAAGGGCAAGAAACGGCCGTTTCCGTTCTTCGCCAAAATGGGATTGAGGGTTTGGTGGTAATCGGTGGCGATGGATCTTATCGGGGGGCGCATGTGCTGTCCCAACTGGGAGTTGCCACGATTGGACTGCCAGGCACGATCGATAATGATATTGCCTGTACCGATTTTACGATCGGGTTTGATACGGCAGTGAATACAGTCATCGATGCGGTGGACAAGATCCGCGATACGGCCACTTCCCACGAGAGGACATATGTGATCGAAGTCATGGGACGCCATGCTGGGGATATCGCGTTATGGGCGGGAGTAGCGGCCGGCGCGGAGACGATTTTGATTCCGGAAGCGCCTGCCGATCTCGACCGTTTGATCGAGAAGCTGCAGCGAGGGATCGAGCGCGGCAAAAAACATTCCATCATTCTTGTGGCGGAAGGCGCTGGCAAAGGGTTCGACATTGGCCAGTCGATCCAGCAAAAAACGGGCTGGGAAACGCGTGTCACGGTGTTGGGCCACATTCAACGGGGCGGCTCCCCTACCGCATTTGACCGGCTGCTGGCTTCCCGAATGGGGGCGATGGCGGTGGATCTATTGATGAAAGGGGAGAGCGGCAAAGCGGTCGGCATTCAAGGAGGCGTTTTGCGGGCGCATGCGTTTGAACAGGTCGTAACTACGCTGCGCAAGGCCGACTTGTCGCTGTATTCGCTGGCGTCCTTGTTGTCTATTTAG
- the pyk gene encoding pyruvate kinase, which produces MRRTKIVCTIGPASESVEVLSQLIQNGMNVARLNFSHGSYEEHAARIRNIRAASQATGRMVAILLDIKGPKIRTGMIENDQVELKTGDTITLTTEETLGNAERVSISYQGLPEDVSPGSRLLIDDGLIGLVVEQVEGNNIVCRITNGGILKNRKGINAPGVRLRIPSVTEKDIADIKFGIEQGVDLIAASFVRKAGDVLDVRRVLEENNGKADVIAKIEAQEALDQLDEILKVADGLMVARGDLGVEIATEEVPLWQKIMIDKCNQAGKPVITATQMLDSMERNPRPTRAEASDVANAIFDGTDAIMLSGETAAGKYPVQAVETMARIAERAEQAMRDKIVPAKERNWSVEPTVTDSISQAVATIAQNLQAKAIVTPTHSGHTARMVSKYRPDCLIIAVTPNQDVARRLCISNGVYPVVVKETKTTDEMLEMAVTGALQTEWVKRGDLVVITAGVPVGQPGTTNLVKVHTIGDVLARGQGIGNRAVTGRVCKGTHVDELLAKMEAGSILVVRSTDAELMPAVEKAAAVVSEEGGLTSHSAVVCLSLGIPVIVGVERAVSILADGDVVTVDAVHGLVYKGHAQVL; this is translated from the coding sequence ATGAGACGTACGAAAATCGTCTGCACAATTGGTCCGGCCAGCGAGTCGGTCGAGGTACTCAGCCAATTGATTCAAAACGGGATGAATGTGGCACGATTGAACTTTTCACACGGCAGCTATGAGGAGCATGCGGCCCGAATTCGAAACATTCGGGCGGCATCACAGGCGACCGGCCGAATGGTGGCCATTCTGCTCGACATTAAAGGACCCAAAATCCGTACCGGTATGATCGAAAACGACCAGGTGGAGCTAAAAACAGGCGATACGATCACGCTCACAACGGAAGAAACATTGGGAAACGCAGAGCGCGTGTCGATTTCCTATCAAGGGCTGCCGGAGGATGTGTCGCCAGGATCCCGTTTGCTGATCGATGATGGGTTGATCGGATTGGTCGTGGAGCAGGTGGAAGGCAACAACATCGTGTGTCGGATCACAAACGGGGGCATTTTGAAAAATCGGAAAGGCATCAACGCACCTGGTGTTCGCTTGCGAATTCCAAGTGTCACTGAGAAAGACATTGCGGATATTAAATTTGGCATCGAACAGGGAGTGGATTTGATCGCCGCTTCGTTTGTCCGGAAAGCGGGCGATGTGTTGGACGTACGGCGGGTGCTGGAAGAAAACAACGGTAAAGCGGACGTGATTGCAAAAATCGAAGCGCAGGAAGCGCTCGATCAACTGGATGAAATTCTGAAAGTGGCGGACGGCTTGATGGTCGCACGGGGAGACTTGGGAGTCGAAATTGCGACAGAAGAAGTACCGCTCTGGCAGAAAATCATGATCGACAAATGCAACCAGGCGGGAAAACCGGTTATCACTGCCACGCAGATGCTTGACTCGATGGAGCGTAATCCACGTCCGACGCGGGCAGAAGCTAGCGATGTAGCGAATGCGATTTTTGACGGAACGGATGCGATCATGTTGTCGGGAGAGACGGCGGCTGGCAAATATCCGGTCCAGGCGGTGGAAACGATGGCCCGGATTGCAGAAAGGGCGGAACAGGCGATGCGTGATAAAATCGTCCCCGCTAAAGAGCGGAACTGGTCGGTGGAGCCAACGGTTACCGATTCGATTTCACAAGCGGTTGCCACCATTGCGCAAAATTTGCAGGCAAAAGCGATTGTTACACCGACACACAGCGGACATACGGCCCGGATGGTGTCAAAATACCGTCCCGACTGTTTGATTATCGCCGTTACGCCGAATCAGGATGTGGCGCGCCGCCTCTGCATTTCGAACGGTGTGTATCCTGTTGTGGTGAAAGAGACAAAAACAACGGACGAGATGCTGGAAATGGCAGTTACGGGGGCCTTGCAGACAGAGTGGGTGAAACGGGGCGATCTGGTCGTGATTACAGCGGGAGTTCCGGTCGGACAGCCTGGCACGACCAATCTGGTCAAGGTTCACACCATTGGGGATGTACTGGCGCGCGGACAAGGAATCGGCAATCGGGCTGTGACAGGCCGCGTTTGTAAAGGAACTCATGTTGATGAACTGCTTGCAAAAATGGAGGCGGGCAGCATTTTGGTGGTTCGGTCAACCGATGCGGAATTGATGCCTGCGGTTGAAAAGGCAGCGGCTGTCGTATCGGAGGAAGGCGGGCTGACCTCTCATTCGGCAGTGGTTTGCCTGTCACTGGGTATTCCCGTGATCGTAGGTGTGGAAAGGGCTGTATCGATTCTGGCTGATGGAGACGTGGTGACGGTTGATGCGGTGCACGGACTTGTTTACAAAGGGCATGCACAGGTTCTGTAA
- a CDS encoding acyl-CoA thioesterase has protein sequence MKDGWHETEVRVRYADTDAMRIAYHANYLTWFEIGRTELMRDNGVPYGELETQFGIMLPVIESRLFYHLPARYDDLLVIRTQLREARVRVHFEYQIIRQSDRQLLVSGYTMHAWVTREMKPVQLRKVAPEMSRLFNELVQNPE, from the coding sequence ATGAAAGACGGCTGGCATGAAACGGAAGTGCGGGTGAGGTACGCGGATACGGATGCAATGCGAATTGCATACCATGCCAATTACCTGACGTGGTTTGAAATCGGTCGAACCGAATTGATGCGTGATAACGGAGTTCCCTACGGTGAACTGGAGACTCAGTTTGGCATTATGCTGCCGGTAATCGAAAGCCGGTTGTTTTATCACTTGCCGGCCCGGTATGATGATCTGTTGGTGATTCGTACACAGTTGCGGGAGGCAAGGGTCCGTGTTCATTTTGAATATCAAATCATACGACAATCGGATCGCCAGTTACTGGTTAGCGGATATACGATGCATGCTTGGGTAACGCGGGAAATGAAGCCGGTACAATTGCGCAAGGTAGCGCCGGAAATGTCCCGACTGTTCAACGAACTGGTACAAAATCCTGAGTAA
- a CDS encoding FxsA family protein: protein MFRLLFLLFVIVPTIEIFVLIQVGKAIGGWQTVFLILLTAVLGAYLAKSQGRATLRRLQIEMASGQPPGNTLLDGICILAGGVLLLMPGFVTDLMGVVLLFPVTRQPIKRWLRRWLGAQFEKGTWVSYRRF, encoded by the coding sequence TTGTTTCGGTTGCTGTTTCTTCTGTTTGTTATCGTCCCGACAATCGAGATTTTCGTGTTGATTCAGGTAGGGAAGGCGATCGGTGGTTGGCAGACCGTATTTTTGATCCTGTTGACGGCGGTTCTCGGTGCCTACTTGGCCAAATCGCAAGGCAGAGCGACACTTCGTCGACTGCAGATCGAAATGGCCAGCGGACAGCCTCCCGGCAACACGTTGTTGGATGGAATTTGCATATTGGCAGGTGGCGTTCTGCTTCTGATGCCGGGTTTTGTAACCGATCTGATGGGAGTCGTGCTGCTTTTTCCGGTGACTCGGCAGCCGATTAAACGATGGCTCCGTCGATGGCTGGGCGCTCAGTTTGAAAAAGGTACATGGGTCAGCTACCGCCGATTTTAA
- the icd gene encoding NADP-dependent isocitrate dehydrogenase — protein sequence MASFEKLALPTDGQKISVENGKLQVPNNPIIPFIEGDGTGPDIWAAASRVLDAAVEKAYKGDKKIAWFEVYAGEKAFDKFGEWLPNDTLTALREYIVSIKGPLTTPVGGGIRSLNVALRQELDLYVCLRPVRYFNGVPSPVKHPELVDMVIFRENSEDIYAGIEWQEGTPEVKKVIQFLQNEMNVKKIRFPETSSIGIKPVSKEGTERLVRAAIEYALKHKRKSVTIVHKGNIMKFTEGMFKNWGYELAEREYGDRVFTWAQYDRIKDEKGAEAANKAQADAEAAGKIIVKDSIADAFLQQILTRPAEYDVIATLNLNGDYVSDALAAQVGGIGIAPGANINYVTGHAVFEATHGTAPKYAGQDKVNPGSVLLSGVMMLEHLGWQEAADMIIRSMEKTINQKVVTYDFARLMEGAKEVKCSEFATALINNL from the coding sequence ATGGCATCTTTTGAAAAGTTGGCATTACCCACGGATGGACAGAAAATTTCGGTAGAAAACGGTAAACTGCAAGTTCCCAACAACCCTATTATTCCATTTATTGAAGGGGACGGAACGGGTCCCGACATTTGGGCGGCAGCTTCCCGCGTGTTGGATGCAGCAGTCGAGAAGGCGTATAAAGGCGACAAGAAAATTGCTTGGTTTGAAGTATACGCCGGTGAAAAAGCGTTTGACAAATTTGGCGAGTGGCTCCCAAACGATACACTGACAGCCCTCCGCGAATATATCGTAAGCATTAAAGGACCTTTAACAACGCCGGTTGGTGGCGGTATCCGATCTCTGAACGTGGCGCTTCGCCAGGAGTTGGATCTGTATGTCTGCCTGCGCCCCGTGCGTTATTTTAATGGTGTTCCGTCGCCGGTTAAACATCCGGAACTGGTGGACATGGTGATTTTCCGTGAAAACTCGGAAGATATCTACGCAGGGATTGAATGGCAGGAAGGAACCCCAGAAGTTAAGAAAGTGATTCAATTCCTGCAAAATGAGATGAACGTCAAGAAAATTCGCTTTCCGGAAACGTCCAGCATCGGCATCAAGCCGGTATCCAAAGAAGGTACGGAACGTCTGGTGCGTGCCGCGATCGAGTATGCTCTCAAGCATAAACGTAAGAGCGTAACGATTGTTCATAAAGGAAATATCATGAAGTTTACGGAAGGCATGTTTAAGAATTGGGGCTACGAGTTGGCTGAACGCGAATACGGCGACCGCGTATTTACCTGGGCACAGTATGATCGCATTAAAGACGAAAAAGGTGCGGAAGCGGCAAACAAGGCGCAAGCGGATGCAGAAGCGGCAGGCAAGATTATCGTAAAAGACAGTATTGCAGACGCGTTCCTGCAGCAAATTTTGACCCGTCCGGCTGAATATGACGTGATTGCGACCTTGAACTTGAACGGGGACTACGTGTCTGACGCGCTGGCTGCACAAGTTGGTGGTATCGGTATTGCACCGGGTGCCAATATTAACTATGTGACGGGTCATGCGGTGTTTGAAGCTACACACGGAACGGCTCCCAAATATGCGGGCCAGGACAAGGTGAACCCGGGTTCCGTTTTACTGTCTGGTGTGATGATGTTGGAACACCTCGGTTGGCAGGAAGCGGCTGACATGATTATCCGTTCGATGGAAAAAACGATCAACCAAAAAGTTGTTACCTACGATTTTGCCCGCCTGATGGAAGGTGCAAAAGAAGTCAAGTGTTCCGAGTTCGCAACTGCATTGATCAACAACCTGTAA